Part of the Halalkalibacter krulwichiae genome is shown below.
TCCCGCTTTGACATTAAAAATGAGATGGAAAAGGGGTACAGCCAACATTTCGGAAATTTTGTACGCTAAGCCTTTAAAAAGCCGATTTCCATTAATTGAAGGAATCGACTTTTTATTTTGTCTTACTCTACTAAATGCATTCATTAAGGACCAAGTTACTATACATATACCTTTTCTTACTTTCCATTAATCATTAAAAATCTATTTTTGTACCGTCAATATTAATTGATTCAATTTTTGAAATATCTAAAGGCAAAGAAGATAAGAATTTTGCTTTAACCTTTTTGTTCTCACTAAAACTGGTCATAGAATCCAATGTTTGAACACTACCATCATTCATTTTTGCACTTACTACGATTTTATTTGAATTATTAAAATCACCGTTTCCATATAAAGTTATTCCCAATGGTGAAACGGTAATTCTATTCGCCCTCCACGTCCCAAAGTTCTTACTAAAGTCCATTTTTTTTTCTTTATCTACAGATTGTATTTTAAACGTAGTATTCCAATTACCTTTTGTATGATTGCCATTGGATACAAAGTCCCCCATTAAATTTAGCCTATTTATGTCTAAATTATCAATGTCAAAGATGTATTCTATATATTCGTTTCCGTAATTTGTATTACCTAATTTATCTACCCCGAAATAAATGTTGGAAGCGTGTATTTTATTTCCTGAAGTATCAATTAAATATAAATCTCCATGACTATCTATATCATCCCCTGTCCATTTAGTTTGGATGTGAAGGCGATTATTAATAAAACCTAAATTTGATATATGCATAAAATTTATTTTTTGAAGGTAGAGCTCAGTTTCATCTGGCTTTAAAACTTGGACTGTTCCCTGTTCCTTTAAATCTCCAAAAGTTTTTCCTCCACCACCTGAGATATTATTCATATCCAATGGTATTGTTTTGGGAATATTGTCTTTTATCTTCATAAGATCGGCATCAACCTTGATTTCTTCAAATTTGTGTTTATGACTTAGGAAAGAACTGATATGAAAGTTTATTTTTTTATTGTTAAGGGCCTTTCCTCCATTGGCTTGAATTCGTAAGGTAGCAGTATTAGTGGTTTCATCGTAATCTACAATTTGACTATTAAACATATGACCTTCAGTCAATGAGTAATCATAAAGATCAAGAGTTTTATCTATTCTATTACCTGTCAAATCTTGCATTGTAACATAAATGACTGCCATTTCATCATCATTCATTGCAGCGACCACTTCCATTTTAATACCATCATCTTCACTACTAGTTTCAATAGGTTGGAGAAATAAAGCAGTTTGGGGACTAACAATAGATAATAAATTATTAAAACTTGGAATAGTAGCTGCCCCTACCCCAACTGAAAATACAAGAAATAAAGATGCTACCAATGGAATTGTAACTGTTTTTTTGAATCTTCTTTTTGGCTGTTCCGATTTCGCCCTTTTTACCCCTAGTTTCGCCCTCATGTGTAATTCTTTTGGAATTTCAATCCTTTCTAATTCTTGTTTTACTTTATTATTCACAAATATCAGCCCCCTTAGCTTGTTTTCGAAGTTTATCTAACGCACGATATAATATTGATTTTGATGTCCCTAATGGAATATTTAACAACTCAGCTATTTCTTTAAATGAATACCCCTCATAAAATTTTAAAATAACGATACTTTTTTCATTTTCATTTAACTCATCTAATAATTGATGAAGTGATAATGAAAGGGGGATATCTTCAACATCTGAACTAATAATCTCTTCATATTCTGGTTTTAGTTGAACCACCTTTTTGTTTTTTCTTAAACAATCAATAGCACAACTAATGGTGATTTTGATTAACCATGTTTTAAAATACTCTGGTTTTTTTAATGTATCTATTTTTTTAAATGAACGATATGCTACTTCTTGAACGATATCTAATGTATCATCTTTGTTTTTGACATATACATAAGCCATTCGATAAATATCTTGTTCATATTTTTGGAAAAGCTTTAAAAAGGCTTTATCGTCACCCTTTTGGGCTTTTTTTACTAATCTAATAATCGAAATTCATCCTCTCTACTTTTTTCCCTTATACCTATTAGACAAAGTAGTTTAGTATTTGGCTTAAATTAAATGAAATTTTTATAAAAAAAATGAGGGATATCCCCTGTTTCATAATATCATTCCTCTTGAACTATCTTCATAAATACTGTTCCACAAACGACCGTTTATGGTACTGATAAATATTTTAAAAAAAACAACCTATTTCTATTAATCTATAGAACCAAAACTCATTCCCAAAATCAAAGTAACATTTTTAATATCTAATGCCTTTTTTGGTGCTAATATAGGGTTATAAATTACTTTTGCAGGTGATGAATGATGATATTTGGTTATGCACGAGTAAGTACGGAGGAGCAAAACTTGGATATGCAAGTTGATGCCCTTACAAAATTTGGAGTAGAAAAAATTTATAAAGAGAAATTGACCGGAACTAGAAAAGATAGACCCCAACTAGAAGAACTCCTTAAAGTCTTACGCAGTGGCGACAAAATTGTTGTATATAAACTGGATCGTATTTCACGTTCTACAAAACATCTAATTGAACTTAGTGAATCATTCAATGATATGGGCGTAGATTTTGTCTCTATTAATGACAGTATTGATACTTCAACTGCAATGGGGAAGTTTTTCTTTCGTACAATGGCAAATATTGCAGAGTTAGAACGAGATATTATTAGCGAAAGGACAAAGTCAGGGCTTCAAGCAGCAAGATCCAGAGGAAGGAAAGGTGGCAGACCATCGAAGAAAAAGGACAAAGTTGAAATGGCAATAAAAATGTATAAAAGTAAGGATTATACAATCAACGAAATTACAGAAGCAACAGGAATCAGTAAAACCTCACTGTACAGATACTTAGACAAATTAAATTAGTCTCAAAATTAATTATAAGGATTGATATAACTTGAGTGTGAAAGAACTACTGACACAAGAACAGCGCAAG
Proteins encoded:
- a CDS encoding DUF4179 domain-containing protein, coding for MNNKVKQELERIEIPKELHMRAKLGVKRAKSEQPKRRFKKTVTIPLVASLFLVFSVGVGAATIPSFNNLLSIVSPQTALFLQPIETSSEDDGIKMEVVAAMNDDEMAVIYVTMQDLTGNRIDKTLDLYDYSLTEGHMFNSQIVDYDETTNTATLRIQANGGKALNNKKINFHISSFLSHKHKFEEIKVDADLMKIKDNIPKTIPLDMNNISGGGGKTFGDLKEQGTVQVLKPDETELYLQKINFMHISNLGFINNRLHIQTKWTGDDIDSHGDLYLIDTSGNKIHASNIYFGVDKLGNTNYGNEYIEYIFDIDNLDINRLNLMGDFVSNGNHTKGNWNTTFKIQSVDKEKKMDFSKNFGTWRANRITVSPLGITLYGNGDFNNSNKIVVSAKMNDGSVQTLDSMTSFSENKKVKAKFLSSLPLDISKIESINIDGTKIDF
- a CDS encoding RNA polymerase sigma factor, with product MSIIRLVKKAQKGDDKAFLKLFQKYEQDIYRMAYVYVKNKDDTLDIVQEVAYRSFKKIDTLKKPEYFKTWLIKITISCAIDCLRKNKKVVQLKPEYEEIISSDVEDIPLSLSLHQLLDELNENEKSIVILKFYEGYSFKEIAELLNIPLGTSKSILYRALDKLRKQAKGADICE
- a CDS encoding recombinase family protein, with protein sequence MIFGYARVSTEEQNLDMQVDALTKFGVEKIYKEKLTGTRKDRPQLEELLKVLRSGDKIVVYKLDRISRSTKHLIELSESFNDMGVDFVSINDSIDTSTAMGKFFFRTMANIAELERDIISERTKSGLQAARSRGRKGGRPSKKKDKVEMAIKMYKSKDYTINEITEATGISKTSLYRYLDKLN